A window of the Gossypium arboreum isolate Shixiya-1 chromosome 2, ASM2569848v2, whole genome shotgun sequence genome harbors these coding sequences:
- the LOC108466468 gene encoding uncharacterized protein LOC108466468: MAPHPHPLKQSSITPFPLLFPSTQFSSPNNMVHSHLSLADHIGRRLNDSCGYAMNHVQNTTQNYANYMSLNTMEGTEYDSGASTPPLWRNSPSRSPPHRPNIDYRCLSPSSKAEAIARGQRELMEMVSKMPEACYELSLRDLVEHQPLAVESKQESFAERRGLINGENKKKKQKNPKPQIKRSGSLDNGGFLLKMVFPISLGTNKKKNKKKNDCDANKNCKLSPKPTVLDASGKSVDKEWWKKRSGSNESESGGSTINSGSTRSIRSSSTSSSSSSCRSISNSSRSHKRGGCLAFILARKAKSSR; encoded by the exons ATGGCTCCACACCCACATCCTCTTAAACAATCTTCAATCACTCCCTTTCCTCTTCTTTTCCCTTCCAcccaattttcttccccaaacaATATGGTTCATTCTCATCTCAGTTTGGCCGATCACATTGGGAGGAGATTGAATGACAGTTGTGGTTATGCCATGAACCATGTGCAAAACACAACTCAAAATTATGCCAATTATATGAGTTTGAACACCATGGAAGGGACGGAATATGACTCTGGAGCTTCCACTCCTCCTCTATGGAGAAATAGTCCTTCCAGGAGCCCTCCGCATCGACCCAACATCGATTATCGATGCCTATCCCCATCGTCCAAAGCTGAAGCTATTGCCAGAGGTCAAAGGGAGCTTATGGAAATGGTTAGTAAAATGCCCGAGGCTTGTTATGAACTCTCCTTGAGAGATCTTGTGGAGCATCAGCCCCTGGCTGTTGAATCCAAACAAGAGAGTTTTGCTGAAAGGAGAGGTCTGATCAACGGAGAGAACAAGAAGAAGAAGCAAAAGAATCCGAAACCCCAAATTAAGAGAAGTGGAAGCTTAGATAATGGTGGGTTTCTTCTGAAAATGGTGTTTCCAATTTCCTTGGGGACTAACaaaaagaagaacaagaagaagAATGATTGTGATGCGAATAAGAATTGCAAACTTTCTCCAAAGCCAACGGTTTTAGATGCATCTGGTAAGAGTGTAGATAAAGAGTGGTGGAAAAAGAGATCAGGGTCGAATGAGAGTGAGAGTGGTGGATCCACAATAAACAGTGGAAGTACCAGAAGCATCCGTAGTAGCAGCACCAGTAGCAGCAGCAGCAGCTGCAGGAGCATCAGCAATAGCAGTCGCAG CCATAAGAGAGGAGGTTGCTTGGCTtttattctggctaggaaagccAAATCATCTCGGTGA